A genomic segment from Chitinophaga niabensis encodes:
- the tilS gene encoding tRNA lysidine(34) synthetase TilS gives MLQQLRSYITKEQLFTAADPLLLAVSGGLDSIVLTHLCVQAGIKVEMAHCNFQLRGAESERDETFVRTLAESYGIPLFVRRFDTETYAAAHKRSIQVAARELRYQWLEELRQERGLSFIATAHHMQDNVETVWMNLSKGTGIAGLHGILPVQGRIVRPLLFATREEIKAYADAENLQHVEDSSNTTDKYTRNFFRHQVLPRLEEVLPEVVKNTGSSIERFREAEILYRQAVEIHKKKLIEQRGEEYFIPILKLQQAVPLATIAYEILKPFQCSTAQAAQVVELLNSEPGKWIATATHRIVRDRKWLIITPLEATASTHFIIEEAQHLVQLPDMLLKLEQLAREGFTVPATASIACLDLQQVQFPLILRRWKKGDYFYPLGMAKKKKLSRFFIDQKLSLPEKEKVWVLESHKRIIWVAGMRIDDRFKITDKTRKILKLELA, from the coding sequence ATGCTGCAACAGCTACGATCATATATTACAAAAGAACAGCTCTTTACGGCTGCAGACCCTTTACTGCTGGCGGTAAGCGGAGGACTTGATTCCATTGTGCTCACACATCTGTGTGTACAGGCCGGCATTAAAGTGGAGATGGCGCATTGTAATTTTCAATTAAGAGGTGCAGAGTCTGAACGTGATGAAACGTTTGTACGCACACTGGCAGAAAGTTATGGTATTCCCCTTTTTGTACGGCGTTTTGATACGGAAACCTATGCAGCTGCACATAAAAGATCTATCCAGGTGGCTGCCAGGGAACTGCGTTATCAATGGCTGGAAGAACTGCGGCAGGAGAGGGGGCTTTCCTTCATTGCCACCGCGCATCATATGCAGGATAATGTAGAAACGGTTTGGATGAACCTTTCAAAAGGTACCGGCATAGCGGGCTTACATGGCATCCTGCCTGTGCAGGGGCGTATTGTACGCCCTTTGTTGTTTGCTACACGGGAAGAGATCAAAGCATATGCTGATGCGGAAAACTTACAGCATGTGGAAGACAGTTCCAATACAACGGATAAGTACACACGTAATTTTTTCCGTCACCAGGTGTTGCCGCGGCTGGAAGAGGTATTACCTGAAGTGGTAAAGAACACGGGCAGTAGCATTGAGCGTTTCCGTGAAGCAGAGATCCTTTACAGGCAGGCGGTGGAAATTCACAAAAAGAAACTGATCGAACAGCGGGGAGAGGAATATTTCATTCCCATCCTGAAACTGCAGCAGGCTGTACCATTGGCTACAATTGCCTATGAAATACTGAAACCATTTCAATGCAGCACGGCACAGGCGGCACAGGTAGTAGAGCTGTTGAACAGTGAACCCGGCAAATGGATAGCCACGGCCACACACCGTATTGTAAGGGACCGCAAATGGCTGATCATTACTCCCCTGGAAGCTACTGCCTCCACTCATTTCATCATTGAAGAAGCACAGCACCTGGTACAACTGCCGGATATGCTTTTGAAATTGGAACAGCTTGCCAGGGAAGGATTCACCGTGCCGGCTACTGCCAGTATTGCCTGCCTGGACCTTCAGCAGGTGCAGTTCCCGCTTATATTGCGCAGGTGGAAAAAAGGAGATTATTTCTATCCCCTGGGTATGGCCAAAAAGAAGAAACTCAGCCGCTTTTTTATTGATCAGAAGTTATCCCTGCCGGAGAAGGAAAAGGTATGGGTATTGGAATCCCATAAACGCATTATCTGGGTGGCCGGCATGCGGATAGATGATCGTTTCAAGATCACGGACAAAACAAGGAAAATATTGAAATTAGAACTTGCTTAG
- a CDS encoding rhomboid family intramembrane serine protease: protein MAISITLIIIIFTCIVSITSFNRPDQIDKLSFWPYMINERKEWYRFITSGFVHSDFMHLGFNMLTLWFFGNAMEQYFQLYFGSKFFFVLLYVLGLILPDISSYFRQKDNISYRAIGASGAVSAVLFSIIIFDPWMMIQVFFIPLPAIVFGVLYLAYSWYMAKRGGDNIGHDVHFWGAVLGLVFPIVLKPELGLLFIDRLLSKF, encoded by the coding sequence ATGGCAATCAGCATAACACTTATCATTATCATCTTTACCTGTATCGTTTCTATCACCTCCTTCAACAGACCCGATCAGATAGATAAATTGAGTTTCTGGCCCTATATGATCAATGAACGCAAGGAATGGTACCGTTTCATTACTTCGGGTTTTGTGCATAGTGATTTCATGCATCTTGGCTTTAACATGCTTACACTTTGGTTCTTTGGCAATGCCATGGAACAATATTTCCAGCTTTATTTCGGGAGTAAGTTCTTCTTTGTACTGTTATATGTATTGGGACTGATCTTACCGGATATCTCTTCTTATTTCAGGCAAAAAGATAATATTTCTTACCGTGCTATCGGCGCTTCCGGTGCCGTATCCGCAGTACTGTTCTCTATCATTATCTTTGATCCATGGATGATGATCCAGGTGTTCTTTATTCCGCTTCCTGCCATCGTTTTTGGGGTATTGTACCTTGCCTACTCCTGGTATATGGCCAAAAGAGGCGGCGATAACATCGGGCACGACGTACACTTCTGGGGAGCTGTACTAGGCCTGGTATTCCCTATTGTACTAAAACCTGAACTGGGGCTGTTGTTTATCGACAGGCTCCTAAGCAAGTTCTAA
- a CDS encoding 23S rRNA (pseudouridine(1915)-N(3))-methyltransferase RlmH: MKIQLWSIGKDNDAYISEGIKIFQKRLQHYTDFDIKLIPTVKQAASLSIPELKKQEGKMILDLLQPQDYLLALDERGKTMTTVQLADFLQQRNNAGTRQLIILIGGAFGLDTAVLQRAQQQLSLSSLTFPHQLVRLIVTEQLYRAYTVLNNEKYHHQ; the protein is encoded by the coding sequence GTGAAAATACAGCTCTGGAGCATAGGCAAAGATAATGACGCCTACATTAGTGAAGGCATTAAAATCTTTCAAAAAAGATTACAGCATTACACCGATTTCGATATTAAATTAATTCCGACTGTAAAACAGGCTGCCAGTCTTTCCATTCCGGAACTGAAAAAACAGGAAGGAAAAATGATCCTGGACCTCCTGCAGCCGCAGGACTATTTACTTGCCCTCGACGAGAGAGGAAAAACGATGACAACCGTACAATTGGCCGATTTCCTCCAGCAAAGGAACAATGCCGGCACCCGGCAGCTGATCATCCTGATAGGTGGCGCTTTCGGGCTGGATACCGCCGTTTTGCAGCGTGCCCAGCAGCAATTATCCCTTTCTTCCCTTACCTTTCCCCATCAGTTGGTGCGTTTGATCGTAACAGAACAACTTTACCGGGCATATACCGTGCTCAACAACGAGAAATATCATCACCAATGA